Proteins co-encoded in one Garra rufa chromosome 7, GarRuf1.0, whole genome shotgun sequence genomic window:
- the LOC141338611 gene encoding E3 ubiquitin-protein ligase MARCHF2, whose amino-acid sequence MTTGECCHLPGSLCDCTGNAALSKTVEEADNRRAQYVTQVTAKDGRLLSTVIKALGTQSDRPICRICHEGQDVCNSEGLLSPCDCTGTLGTVHKSCLEKWLSSSNTSYCELCHTEFTIERRPRPLTEWLRDPGPRNEKRTLFCDMVCFLFITPLAAISGWLCLRGAQDHLHFNSRLEAVGLIALTIALFTIYVLWTLVSFRYHCQLYSEWRRTNQKVRLLIPDTKGAHSTQHSLLSTKLLKKTADETIV is encoded by the exons ATGACCACAGGGGAGTGTTGCCACCTCCCAGGCTCCCTGTGCGACTGCACTGGCAACGCTGCCCTGTCCAAAACTGTGGAGGAAGCTGACAATCGCCGGGCCCAGTACGTCACCCAGGTCACGGCCAAAGATGGACGTCTACTATCTACTGTTATCAAAGCCCTGGGCACCCAGAG CGATCGGCCGATTTGTCGGATCTGCCATGAGGGTCAAGACGTGTGCAACAGCGAGGGGCTTCTCTCCCCGTGCGACTGCACCGGCACGTTGGGCACGGTCCACAAGAGCTGCCTGGAGAAATGGCTGTCCTCCTCTAACACCAGCTACTGTGAGCTGTGCCACACTGAGTTTACCATTGAGCGCCGGCCCCGACCCCTCACAGAG TGGCTCAGGGACCCAGGCCCCCGGAATGAGAAGCGCACCCTCTTCTGTGACATGGTGTGCTTTCTGTTTATAACGCCCCTGGCAGCCATCTCAGGCTGGCTGTGTCTACGGGGTGCACAGGACCACCTGCACTTCAACAGTCGCCTGGAGGCAGTCGGCCTCATCGCTCTGACCATCGCACTCTTCACCATCTATGTCCTCTGGACACTG GTCTCATTCCGCTACCACTGTCAGCTGTACTCAGAGTGGAGACGAACCAATCAGAAAGTCCGCTTGCTCATTCCCGACACCAAGGGTGCACACTCTACCCAGCATTCCTTGCTTTCCACAAAGCTGCTGAAAAAGACAGCAGACGAGACCATAGTATGA